From the genome of Tripterygium wilfordii isolate XIE 37 chromosome 6, ASM1340144v1, whole genome shotgun sequence:
GAATTAAATCGGATATAATTATTACTGAAAGGACTATATATGAGACAAATTGTGAACAGAAACCATGAGTATATTTCTACTAATTCATATTATAGGTTCATATGATGGAATCTTAGTAATTTCCCACATGGATTCATGTAGTTGGCTTTGACGATGATGATGTTTGATTCATGTAGCCGAACCTCAACGTATTGGGATAAGAGCTTTGATGATAATATTGATTACAATCATTTTAAGTTTAATTTGTGGAGGATATGCCTTGCTTATCGCTAATTGAGATTCACAGTGATGTGATAATATATTGGTTTTCGATGTCCAAGGTTCCATGGTCTAGCAGAGTTTGACAAGAAGAAGCGAAGTTGTCGTAGGCGACTTACTGATCACAATGCTAGACGACGCAAGCCACAACCAGAATCAGTACATTTAAATGCTGCAAGGCTGCCTTCGTCTTTATATGGTACTGGATAAATTCAGGCTTTGATTATCCTTTTTCCACTGAGATAAGAGTTTATGGAGGGACTGATTGTACAGCATACTTTTCATCCGTTTGTAACTTTCTATTGTGATATATTCTAGATATTGCTGTTTGGCCAAGAAAAACTTTTATTTGTGCCATTCCTCCCATTTGATCGACCGACAAGCTGAAAATATTAATGATCATGCAATTAATATTGCATTATCCACCACCCACCATGTGATTAGTAATGATCTGTGTTTTCCTGTGCAGATGATAAGCAGCAGACAAGTCTTATTTGGAACAGAAGCCCACTTGGTTACACAAAGCCCGATGCAAGTTTTACATGGGGAGGCACGTGCAGCAACAATGTCATACAAACGAAGGATTACATATCAAAGCCTATAaaagtaggagacatcaatggGCAGCTCCGCCATGATTCCAATGGGTTCGTGCCACCCAAGGCCAAGGGCACCATAGCTCAGGTTCTCAACCAAGGTACGTGTTTCTTTTCATATTGGGTTAAATGAGCCATAATTGTTGCTTTTAATCTCATTCAATGTTTGCATTAAAACAAATCATTTTCATTCTTCCCTTCTTAGACGGTAATACTTAGCAAGATGCGCTTTGAGATAGTACATATACTGCTGAAGGATtctcgagttactagtttacttttACCTCCATTAATCACGAAATATTTCATCTAGAAAGGGTAATTGTTGACTGGTTACACTCATCAGGTGAGAAAAGTTAGCCGGGGTCTTGAGTACAGAGTAGACCTAAAGGCTCATCTAGTGCTTCGATGGCTTGCATCAAAAACATGCATATCATTAAATAATGTTATTCCATATatcaatattataaattaagcTTAACAATTCTTGCACATCACAAACTCTTTCATGATACCGAACCCTTTCTTGATAGTACTAGCCAAAAATTTCACGTTTGCCTTGCGGCCAATCTAAGTTGTGTTTAAAAAGATGAAAATCGTATGTGGTTCCTATGGTTTGATGGAAATATGTGAGAATTTTTAATTGTGAATTTGGTTGATTAGGGAAATGAGACATCTCAAGGTTGTGGTGCTTCATGTGAAAGTTGATCTTTATTCTTTAATGTGGGAGAAATGGTGCAATGGATTACAAAATATTGAATGTCTTTATTGCCTCCTGTGAGGTTTGGTGTTGGGGGTTATGTTAATTAGATCGAAATGGATATAAGAAAAATCTTAGAATCTCTATGTAGCTGGTTAGACATAAAAAGCCATCTTGgtgtaagctttttttttttaatttttaattttaatgattAAATGAAATAGCCTTTCATCCTGGCAAGTGTAAGTCTGCGTACCCTTCCCTGACTTGACCTTTATAGTGGGAGCTTCACCTTTACCAATGATAAAATGATACTGTCAACTTCAACCATTGATGTGAAGAAAACTACCGGAACTTGTAGCAGTGAAATGCTGTCTTGCCCTTCTTTCGTGCTTCTTAGCTAAAGACATGCTTATTTTACAAGACTTGATGCACAAAGTTAGAGGTGACTGAATTATGCAGGCATAGAAGAACCCAGGATCGCCTCCAATGTGGACGCAACACAGGATTTTCATCGTGCTCTCTCTCTTCTGTCAAGTGATTCTTGGGGTTCATGCCAGCCTAAGTCCTCTTCCTTCGAACTTCCCGTGCACACACACCATGCCAACATGCCTCAGACAGCAGTGCATATGATTCCCCAAGGCCTGCAACTTCCTTTGTCAGATTGCTGGCGGAGTGAGCAACACTCGAGCAATTCCCGAGTTCATTATTTGGCTTCTTCAGCTAATGATGGCAGCAATTTTAGTCAAGGATTCCAGCTGTATGGGAGTGGGTTCTATTCTAACCAGTTGAACTGACTTGTCAAAACAGGTCAACCAAGCCAGATAGATTCACCTGCCAATGAGGTCAGTTTCTGGCAACCCATATGAAATCGATGGATTTTCTGAATTACAGTAATTGATGCACATTAATCTTGTTTCTCACctgataaataaatatatgcacCCTGTATCACAAACTGTATCAAATTCGTTGTCATTACGCTCTTTTCCAAGGAGAAGCCCTAGTTAAAATTGTTAGATTAATAAAATGTTCTCAAAACATTTCAACTAGAGCCTCTGCAGTATATATTGTGTTGTTAcataagaagaaaataaataagcaTGAGTATGTTATTTTTCCTGCATGTTGATTTATGAGATTTACTATATCATGCTCCCTAACACTCACAGAGTACTGACTATATTTGCTTGTGCTGTAGATTCTTCCATGTCCAACAACTTCCTGATTCTAGAGGATGCTTCGAGTACCAAGTCTCGAAGATTCGGTTTTTACTGTTACTCATTGTATTAAACGATCTTTATGTTTTTGTACTTTGACTAAGCTTTGTGTATCAACAAAATTGGGTAGCAGATTACATTACATTACAGTGGCCGATATGTGATTTAACTGGTTCATTTATCGCAAGCTGGtttaagttttattttttttaagaaatgcATTTGGTTCAAATACAAGTATACGTACGGTGGTAACAAAGCAATTTAAGAcggttgttttaatttttatttaatttgtaaGCAATAGAATAGAAAAGGAAACATCTATAAGGAGTAGATGCTCAATGAAATGTTTTTAACCATGCCACCAAAATATGATCTTGAATCCCAATTGATCAAATTGGCCACCTCAACTCACCATTTCAGTTATTATTCCATTTATTTACAAATGTTCTcaaagtcatatatatataaaaaaaagaataaccaCCATAACAGTCTTCGTTTACTGGACATCACATGCTAGCAATTTCCGGGAGGGATCGATCTTTCAGAACACAAAAAAGGTGTTCCAGGTATCTCATCAAGCATCCCAACATTCCTACCACAAACATGCCAGATCCTCAAACCTGACTAGTCACTGCCAACTTCAATTGAAAACTAATAATTTTCCCATACAAAATAGAATATTAGACGAATATTCTTTCTGGATCAGAACCAAAATTAATTCAACGAACCCTTCACCAATCTTTATGAAGTGAATTTTGCAAACCAGTTAACTTCATATATAATAAATCAATAACACCGGAGTTCTCAATAACCAATAAGCTAAAACAACAGACTGGCGACGGTTATCTGATGGGAAAAACTAAATGCAGGGAATAGAATTTCGGTTACCCGCACTTTGAATGTGAGACCTCAGAAGGTTTCAATAGatgaaacaataaaattatttttttaaaaaaagtatcaGCCATGCCTCATCAGTCccagccccccccccccccccccccccccaagttTATCCCACAATCCCAGCGGGGAGAAAGAGGCAGCAGAGCCTCCTCAGAAATTGAGAATCTAAGAGTGCTAGTTTTGATGGTAAGATTTACCATCAAGACTAGCACTCTTCGCAGTAAAAAACATCCCACAAACATCCTAAATAAGTAATCTCCTGGTAAAGACATCAATTAACCGATGTTAAAATGCCAAAAAAATAGAGATTAATTATTCCATTGTCGGCATCCtaggaaagttaaactagcaagaaTTAAACGAGACATGACATAAAACAAGTAGAGTAAGAACATCACCAACAGCCAAAAAATAGTTACCAGTCCAAGCCTCATAATTTAAGCAGGCAAGATGTCAATTAGTCATGACACAGATGAACCAGAGGATTCATTACTCCATCAATTAGGAATAACTTTATAACTGATGAACAAAAGCAGATGCAGAAGGCTACAACTAAAAACCCAGTCAAAAGGAATGGAGATAACAGACTCGGCCATATTTTTAATCACTTCAATAAAGCGACTTGCACCAAAAAAGTAATCTGTAATTGATCACGAGGTAACAAAAGCTCTGTACTCGGTTTTATGATCATGAGACCAGAATAAGTATGAGACCTTTCCACATTGGCAAAGTAACGACTTGCCAAAAATGTCACATCATGTCACGGGCAACAAATGGGCAATGAATAAATAACAAATCCTAAGATCAACCCACCTATTGCCAGGGGATTTCTAACCCGAAGAATTCTGGCCTGATTGGGTTTAGAACTAGGGTACTCCATACACCTCTAACAGAAGCATCAGCTGGAGCCTGGACTAATGATACTCAACACTGTAGAGTCAATAAACATATCCGAAACAGAAATTGCAGTCTGCAGTTTCTTCTCTAATACATATAACATGTCTAAATTTAAGGTAACGTACCAGCTAGAATAGATGAGTTTATTCCAACAGAGTATAGAAACCTACCTACTAGAAACCAACCAATTTGTAAAATCTTTAGCCAGACCAAGTTGGCTGACACATAGTGCATTAGAAGATTCATAAAGACCACATTACCATCGCATTTAATACAACAACTTGACACATATCATGAGAAGGTAGAGTAACTCAAGAACCGCTGCAACATGAGGACGACACAACTGACTTTCAGATACCCATATTGAGCAATGCTGGACGACAACTCTGGACCTTTCCAACCCTGACACATGTCCTAGTACTCACTGGAACAGTAGATAATTGCAAATCAATGGAtgcaaaagaaaagcaatgacaATTAACAATGTGTGTTGCATCAAAAGAAAAGAGGGGGAGAGAACAGAAGAGGATAGGCGTGGTGGTAAGCAGCcttcttgaaaagaaaaataaagaatttataAATTTGATTATGGTCGAGTTTGAGATGTATACATAGACAATCAACAGAAGAACAAATGtcaatacaaaacatatatattgcaCAACAGACCTGATCATTCTCATCCAACACAGGTGAAGGAGTGTTCTTCGACTCATCAGGTTTGTCAGCCCCACAGTTTTGTCTATTACACTTGGTTCGGAATGGATAGTTTATGTTGTCACACTTCTCACACTTCCAGCTGCCATCGGGCATCTTTTGTTCTGAAAAGCAAAAGGCATGTGAGAttgaatccaaaaaaaaaaagcctaaaGAATTAAGCAACTAGGACTTACTAGAACTTTTATCAGATTTCACAGcctgcatgaaaaaaaaaacattctttCAAATCAGATAATGATGTGTCAaactattataatatatatagagcACTTTGTACAACTAAGCTGTATAGAACAATGATAATGATGCATAACATGGCTCTTAGCTCTCTAGACTTATTTTACAGTTTTCAAAAAAGATTGTAAACCAGACCTGAGATCCAGGCTTAGGTGTATTGCACTTCCTCATGTTACAAACGGTTCTGAAAGAAAAATTGATGTTCCCGCATTTTGGGCAGGTCCAATCATTATCACGAGTCGCATCTAAAGGTGCATTGGAAGAAGATAAGTTAAAAAAGAAGTTTCCACTACTCTCATTCATTTCATGAAAAGGCATAGAAGTACAAACCTGCACCCTTTTTCTGAGATTTATCATCAGGGAAAAATCCTGGCCTTGGCCCCTGAGCAAAAGATTCTCATGAATTAGTTGTGATATCATAAGCCTCAAAAGCGTGCATGTGTGTATGCACTATGCACGAGGGCAAGGAAAAGAAGTCAGAAGAGAAATCTAAATAAGGAAAATGATGTTTTTTTCAGTCTTTTATTGAGGGCACCAAGGGGAAAGCCAATCTTTACATGAATGGATATGGatacaaacacaaaaaacaagAGTTAGGACAGCCAAAGCTCCATAAAGTACCATAATTAGGAAACTTGCAAGAAGACAATATAAGACGACTAAATTGAACTCCCAGAAATATGAATCTAAGATTAGCATACCATTACGGTGGGACCCATGGGAATACCCAGGCCATACCGATCCATCAGGGGAGGCATACCATACATCCCACCtggaaaagggggaaaaaaattcaaaagaattGATCACAGTACAGAGTTTCCACAAACTATGCAGTTACCAAGtcataataagaagaagaattaaTTTCTCTGAAAAGCCAATTTATTTAAGAATACAAAGAAACTAGATGATCAACCATAAAGCAGGACTGGACATCTATGCTTAGGAATCTTGAAAGAAATgggaaatcaaagaaaaattataGCAATATGAGGGGAACAAGAAAATACCATTTCCAATAATTGATCCACTAGAATATGGAGCTGGTCCAGATATGTGAAGGGGTCAATAAGGACTTCCAGCAGAAAGACGGTTGCCATAATTGTAGTGATAAGCTGAACCCCCAGAATATGGTACGTCATACGGAGGAATAGATGATCCATTGAAAAAAGAAGATCCATATGGTGGCACACCAAGATACATTGAAGAGGGTGCACCAGAACCTACATAAGGAGCTGAGGATGAGTAGCCCTGTGGGGCTTGCACGTGCTTGGGAGCAGGTTTCTGGAAGGATAGGAAAAGGGAAGTGATAATTAAGATATACAAAAGCATGCTATATCTCAACATAATCAGTGTGAAAGGCAAAAAAGTTCatcacaaaacatattgaatgTCAATCAAACATATAATGATGCATATCCCAAAACGTCACCAGCCTCCAGCCCTCCACTTTTTATAATTACTAGTTGTTTCACTTTTAACTGTTCCTACACCACAAAATATTTTATTGTCTTGCCAAGGCAAAAGGAATGAAGTACTATCCTAAATGCCACCAAACATTGGTTCTCCCAGATGGATATCCAGCAACCCATTCATTTCAAACCAAAAGAGAAAAATTCACTCACTGAATTATGATCAGCTGGCCTAGGCTGAGTGCAGTTACGCATGTTGCATGTCGTCctaaatgaaaaattaacatTGCCACAGTTTGGGCATGTCCAATCGTCCTCCCTACGACTACCTGCCAAATGCAAAGAAATTGTTTAGGTGTCTTTGCAACCATAAGTTATGTTAAATGGTCATCAAAGGAGACAACACTAGTAAGTAAATTCATCATAAGTACATGGAGAAGGTGAACAGATGAAAACCAACACATGCAGCTGGAAGGCGCGCACAAAAGGTTATTGTGTTTTATGCATTAGCTTTAAGCAAAGTCAAAGAACCATGGTATTATGTCATTTGTCATGAGGATTTCCCCTTCATCATAAAAGGCTTTCACATTACACCATTCGGTCGTTCACAATAATATGAAATAGTGCATAAGCCAATACATCAAGTCTACCATTGAGATATTTTTCTCACAATTTACTCATGCAAATCCTAAGCTGGAAAACAGTGCAGAAGAACCACATGAAACAAAAACCCCTAAACAAAGCGTCTAACAACATAACAAATCCAGTGAGATAGCCAATCCAAAGCCCTTAATTGGTGAATGGGTGATTGTGTACCCAGGTAGAGTTGGAAATCTTTTTTGGGACAAGGCTTAGGATTATGGCGATGGTGATTATATTAAAGCAGTTTAGAAGTTCTTAGGGTAAATGAATGTGCATTTCAATGTCAACTACATGAAAGTACctatagaaaaaagaaagaaagatgtgGTTTAGCCAAATCAGTTTGCCTTGAAGCAACCAACAAATAGACTCAACAAGGGACCAGCATACAATGTGATTGAAATACAAGTTTATCTTGCTACTACAAATGCTGGAAACGGGTAAAAACAAACCAACCGGAGAGATAATTGCATACCATCGGTTCTAGCACGCTTGGCAGCTGACGAGTTTCTGTTATCCACCTAAACAACCAAACAACACAAATGAATCACCAATATCCACAAGCCAAAACTTTAACAGCTCTCGAAGAGTTATAAACTGCTAGCTCAACAACATAACTTTTTAACTACAATCTGGAAACCATACGTAAAAGAATCAATTATCACAAATCaaacatcattaaaaaaaaaacaattcatAGCAATACAAAGTCTCACAACATTCCCGAGCACATTGATCATGTCACTACGCAATAATGAACAacacaacaaaagaaaaccctaatttccGTTACGTCTTCAAATTGAACCAGATTACCAACTAAttgaacaataataataaaaaaaggagCTAAGGTAACACCTGCTTTAGGGTTCACGAAACACGCAAGAAATCGAACGAATTGGAAAAAGAAGCAATAAGATCGAAATAATTGGATGACGAGGTACCTGAGACATAACGACGGCGATAGACGATTCGCTTTCGAATCGGTTCGCTTGAGATTGCTTCGGCCGAGAGTAGTGATCGAGTGGAAATAAAGCGAGGAATAGTGAAGGGTTTTATATGCTGATGTTCGTACCCCCGAGCTGGGAATTTGGACGGCGTACTAGAAGATCTAATGGGCCTCACACGGACGGTCCAGATGTACTTCTATTTCCTCCAAAttttgtttggattttggaataCTGTATCGTTGCTATTGCGACTTTCCATTCCGACGATTGGTAATATGACCTAATGCCGATTTTTTTTACTATATGTTTATTGCAATTAATTCGTTGTTTGCCTTTACAATTTTTTCCCGTATTTATTACTACTTTATTAAAAGTGAAAATtgattgtgtttaaata
Proteins encoded in this window:
- the LOC119999268 gene encoding squamosa promoter-binding-like protein 2 → MCYVLMEWNTKPPLHWDLDSLIMFNTAANGSPKKLQPTVWDFDGEVGIESGSIYSSGGGDGSGVSGSDLGLASLSKSSKSGSIDSSPTVEMKTSTVTLEANQGTTEEFTTTKELAQARPSGTSPVLEASVGSGEPFLSLKLGKQTYFEDSCAGSNTKTSSLSVIPVSSVATAKRLKSNFQNTQVPRCQVEGCNLDLTSAKDYHRKHRVCESHSKFPKVIVNGLERRFCQQCSRFHGLAEFDKKKRSCRRRLTDHNARRRKPQPESVHLNAARLPSSLYDDKQQTSLIWNRSPLGYTKPDASFTWGGTCSNNVIQTKDYISKPIKVGDINGQLRHDSNGFVPPKAKGTIAQVLNQGIEEPRIASNVDATQDFHRALSLLSSDSWGSCQPKSSSFELPVHTHHANMPQTAVHMIPQGLQLPLSDCWRSEQHSSNSRVHYLASSANDGSNFSQGFQLYGSGFYSNQLN